CGGACGTGATGGTGGCAGGAGCAGCCGAGGGCGTGATCCATCCTGTTGCGGTTGGTGGTTTTGCGAGAGCACGTTCGCTTTCGACAAAATTCAATGATGAGCCGGAGAAGGCGTCTCGGCCGTTTGACGTCGACCGCGACGGGTTTGTGCTCAGTGAGGGCGCCGGAGTGGtcattttggaggagctcgagcaTGCGCGCGCCAGAGACGCCACGATCTACGCCGAGGTGGCCGGCTACGGTCTCAGCGGGGACGCCAACCATATAACGTCGCCGAATTTGCAAGGAGACGGTGCGCGGCGAGCAATGGCGCAGGCCATCAAGTTTGCTGGAATTGAGGCTGCGCAGGTTGGCTATGTCAACGCGCACGCGACTTCAACAGTTCTGGGCGACGATGCGGAGAACAATGCATTGGTGGCTCTTTTTGAACATTCGAGGCCCGATTTGAGTGTTTCGTCGACCAAGGGAGCCATAGGCCATCTACTGGGGGCAGCCGGGTCGGTGGAGGCTATTTACACGGTTCTTGCGGTGAAAAATGGAGTACTGCCGCCTACCTTGAATTGCAACCATCCTGGAAATGCAGATGGGTCGGGGAAGTACATTTTCAACTATATCAGCAACAAAGCCCAGCAAAAGACGGTGGACTACGCCCTTACCAACAGCTTTGGGTTCGGAGGCACCAACGCCAGTGTGTGCATTAGAAGATGGGATGATTAATATATGAACGGGATGATGGCTGCCTTGGCAGGCTTTCCGTAGAAATTGTATGACTGCGTAGCCGACGCAGAGAGATTGACGAGTGTCCACACAAAAACCAGAAACGACGAGACATTTTGTTGGATAAAGAAGTGGCACAGGTAGATGGACACCTCGTCAAAGTAGTGTGCGCAACAGATGTATCTGAAGAGCCCGTCGTGGGGCAttgtatattttttcagacTGGCCAAATGCTTGTGGTTGATGTATTGGTCGTACGAAAGCAGCATGGCCAGCAGCGCCCAGAAATATGAAAATGCTGACGGGCTACGTTTCAGCGTCGAATTAGGCAGCTCGGAGCTAAGAATGGGTAGCACGTCAGCCCATACGTAGAATAGCAGCCCTGCCAGGTAATGTGTCACGTGCACCTTGGCCGTCGGAGAGAATTTCGAGACAAAAAGGCACTCGTACACTCTTTTcaggctttggagaaacgTGAGCATGCAGACAAGATGGATAAGACAGAAGGAGCGGTTTGCAAAGACCCAGACGAGCCCGGCAGTGCTCAGCGCGAGCGAGAACTCGTAGAAGTGAGTAAACCATTTTTTCGGCACGTACAGGTCTAGCAGGCGCGGGTGCGGATCGTTCCGCAGGGTCTTGCCGTACTGGAGTAGGAAATTCAGCTGCGGTACCATTGAAACGACCAGCACAACGGCGGTGGCTGCCGTACAGAGGACGTTTAGCCCGAATACCACTCCTGCCAAATCCGCAGAGAGCATAAAATAAAGTTAGACTCGAGCGTCGCGTCGATGTTTTTTTATTAATTCCTGAAAGCAATATAATAAACAATCATCCTTATTGAATCTTTCTACCGATTAGCAAACAACAATTAGCCGCTCTTGTCGGAGATATATAAACCATGATTACGATTCTGCCAATGTACTATGCAGTGATTACGCTGCTTTCGCTCGTGCTACTCAAGAATTTTGAGATAATCACTCTGCCTGAGATTCCTCTCACATATGGTAAGTGGCTGGCCCCCAGTATGCTAACAGCAGAATCAGTCTCGccgcagaaacagaagtCTGGTGTTCAGTTTTATGAGCTATTCCAGAAAGTCAGACTTTACTTCCTCAATGAAAATAAACATGTCCAGAACGTTATCAAATTCGGCGCACCGTATTACACTCAGATAAAGGAGACTTTGTTCCCGACCATCGCAGTTGCGAGAAAACACCTGGTTTCGGCCTCGCGTCCAGTGGTGGAGCAGATTTCTCGTCTCGCGCCTTATTACAACCTGACAGTTGCCTACATTGAGCCGCGCTACAAAATcgtcaaggagctgcttTCCAAAACAGCAACTGAGATATGCGCTTTTTCAGCCGACGTCTACGACCTCTTTTCGTCCAAGCTCACCCACTACTATTCCAAGTACCTTGAGGTCCACGTGTCGGAGCTTCTGGATGGCTGGAAGCCAGTTTTCGACCAGCTTGCCGAGCAGTACGAAACGAAGGTGCGgccgtttgtggacgagcACATTGACACCATATCGGTGGCTGCGGCggtgctggtggtggtgCTGCTTCCTCGGGCCGTTTTCCGCATCTTTGGCCTCTTTATGAAAAGCGTGGCCAAGGACGCTCACGAGCTCAACCAAGGAGTGACCAATATGTACAAGAGCAATTCTGAGGACCTGGTCAACAAATTCGGCACCCCTGAATTTGAGGACATGCTGGGAGAAAGTGGCGGCATCAACGACGGGATTACAGAGTTGGGCGAGGCTAGCTCGCTGCGGTCGACGAAAAGCACCTCTGGCTCCAACAACAGCACCCAGAGGCGGCTAGGAGACATTGCTAGACGGCCTGCCGTGAACAAGCAAAGAAGACAttcgaacagcagctcgagcagctccTCCGGTGGGAGCCCCGTAAGAAATTCAGGGAGGAATCGCACGCCCCTACAGAACAAACAGACCGTCAAAAGCCAGTCAGCGAGTCCAACCAGTACAAGCCAGCCCGCAACTCCAAACAAGAGAGGGAAGAGCGCGTATGAGGGAAATAGAGCGCAAGAGCAAGGAGTCGCTGCGAGTTTCTCCCACGAAGAAAGCCTAAACCAGATCCGTATCGGCTGTGAGGTCTACGAGGTTACGAGCGATATCTTGTCTGCCACCACGCAGGATCTCAAATCGATCAGACAAAAAAATTCGAAATTGTTCAGCCTGGCTCCACAACTGGTAGAGAGCGTGCGAAGTGCTGAGCATTCATCTATATCTGACGAAGTGGACTCGCTCATAGAGTCAAACAATTTTGATAGCGTGCCGCTCAGCGTACGTGCAGAATCGATCAATAGAATACTAAACAGCCCGCTCCGGATGGCTcgctcagcagcttccAACgcttctttcaaatcgGGGTCCCCCCATAGGCTGGGCATAATGCCGCCGAGTTTGGCCTTTGTCTCAAGCTCGCCCTCCGCTGCTCCGGCACTAAACCACGTGAATGTTTACACGAacgaccagatcgagaaTCCAGCATCTAGCGTCCAATATTTGAGCGATATCAGTAACGGCAGAATTTCACCCTCTTCTCCGCAATCCTCAGACAGTAACTACGCTCCTTTGTAAGACGGACATGCGCCGCGTCTTATTATTTATGATGTAACGTATGTAGCTTGTACTTTAAAGCAATAGAGCAAGATTGCTTCGATTACGTAAGCAGAGAATATAAGTAGTCGGATGAAACAGGCGGTATTAGTACATCAAACACCATGGGAGACAAGGAAACCGAAAAGAAGCAAGAAGCCGCCGCTCAACAGAAAGCTCAAGAGCAGCCTAAAGAGCACCACAAGACCGAGAAGGTGAAGGATTTTGGCAAAAGACTAGGTGATTCTACCATTTTTGGTGCGGGAGCTACCATCGGCAACCGCATCGTGGATTCGATCCTATGATCGATCCGCCAACCGTTTTGTTTTGTACGACATTTGAATAAAGTTGCTATTCTATGAGTGTTCTGTAACTATTCCATATTCTCGAAATGGTCATGAGTTTAAAGTTGTAGTCATAATTTTGGTCTGACAGGTCGTTTAGGTCTCTAATCCAGTCCTGTCTTGCATACACCGGTAGAATTTGCAGGCCTAGCTTGCGCAGATTCACCAATTCCAACAGAAGCAAGCCCTCATTGAAGTAGGTGGAAGACTCTGACGTGGTGAGTTCAAGGTCTACCAGTCTTTCAAGGTTGTTAAGCGAGCGGCGCAGAGCAATTTTAGTATTTTTGGtgaacttgatgaaatAGCCGGTTTTCAGGTACGACCGAACAACCTTCGCCAAGTACCAGACAATCAAGCAGCTAGGAGAGGCGGCGACAAATCCAAAGACCAATTCTTGAGACCGGATGATTTTGTCGATTCCAGACATGGCCAATGCGCCGTCGACTTTCATCTTTTGGATTTGGATTAGCAAGTTTCTAATCATGTCTCCGAGAATGAGGGATTTGAGAGGAGACTTGAGGTCGTTTTCGTACCCCTTCATCACGATCTCAAGGTTTCCTTGTGCCACCTCTCGTTTCACCAGTTCCGCCACGTCTTCCGACATTCCCTCACCTTGACGAATGTAGGCCTGGTTGTCCAGAGAGTATTCGAGTACCATTCTCTCGAGTGACTCCAAGTCAGAGGAGAGGGACTTTTGGGACATAATCGCAATGCGTGAGTTCTCATCGTGTCTTATTGTTCGTAGAATATTATTGAATGGCTCAACTATCCAGTTGTTCCAGAATCCAACGGTGGTATCCACCAGATTGAGTTTCAGCCAGTTAACAATGGCTTCTCTGTTGGAAACGAAGTCATAGGCAAGGTTTGGACCATACCATAGAGCAGCACAGATCGGAAGCCAGTATCTGAGCAGTGTCCGGGGCTCTTGGTTTTCACGATACTTCGActccagctgtttctttACTTGAGGCAGCGTCTCAAACAATAGCGACAGTGACCTCAGAGACGAATCCAGGGAATGGTCCGCTATGTCTGATGCTGATGGCAGATATAAGCCAGCCAGTTTTGGAATAAACGAAGATACATTGTCGGACTGCTCTGTCAGAGAGTTGTATGGCATCTCTTTCAACAAGAAACCGAGCTTTTCGACATTCTCATATTTCAGTTGATCCAATGTGTCTCTCTTTTGTTTAACttccattttggagtaAGCGATAGGTAACCCCACGACTGTGGATACAAAGTTGCGCACAAGACTGTTGGTTTTCCGATGCTTTTCCACAAGGAAGCTTGTTGGCGAAAGCAATAGACGACGAAGGTTTTGAGACGTAGCATCTATCAGGAAACGAATCCATCTTATGATCCTGGAGCAGAAAGACGAAAATCTCTGCGGGACCCAACTAGGAGCCAAATTCTCGGTGCTGGAAGAATTTACATTCTTGCGAACTGCCTCATTGACCAAAGTGTCAAATCCTTTTTTCAGTGTCACCGGGAGAGTCTGAATCGTATAGAGACAGGTGTTCAGGTTGGAACTGAGTACTGTGTCGTAGTAATCGATGTCCTCTGAAATTTTGAGCGTGTTATTAAGCAGAATATGACTGGAGACCGTGACCAGAGCTATCGTGGCGTAGACAGAGATCAAATACTGCAATTGAGCCAGGTCGCTATCCTGAGGCTCAATGAGCCCATCTTTGAAGTGATCGAGTATTTTGGTCAATTTATGGAGCAGCTGTCTGTAGTATCTAGAGGATACCGTTTTGTCTTGCAAGGGCTTTAGCAATGAGTAGGTTTCACTGAACAATTCCTGTACCAAGAGAGATTTGGGAGACTTGGAGTTGGATAATTCCAATCTCGAAAGCACCTCTAGTCCAGTTTCATTGAGCGCAGCCAATGAATTTGCAGACCGGTCTGCCAAAAGGTTGATGGACATGTAAAGTAAGGAACAAAAAATAAGGccaaataaaaaaatactgtaaataaaataaataaaataatattGTCGATGGCCGAAGAAACAGAGTCgccaaaaacacaaaaagAAGCCGGCGAGCAGCATGAAAGTCCGATAAACGAGGATGTACTAGACGAACAAGCTGTTGCTGCGCTTCTGAAAGAAATCCAAGATTCCCAGCCGTCAAGAATGGACCTTGCTCAAGGTGTACCGATAGAGCGAGTCAAGTTCGACCTAGAGCCTATGGACATGCTACTTGAATCATGCCTTGGCCTAATGCTTCCTCAGATAGGAATACCACATATCACGCGATCGGCTCTAAACCAGCTAACCCTTCTTGCTATCAGACACATTGACCAAGTATTCTCGCAACTTCACAGAATTACAGAGGTGCAGCGCAGACGACAGCCGGGGAAGGCCGATTTGAGAACGCTTGAAAAGTTGGGTGTGATTGATTTCAATTCCATCTACGAGGCTTTTTTGTTGACGAAGAAGCTGGACTCTCAGAAGTTAGAGAATATTGATCGCAGAGCACGCAGGTTGTGCGAGATTCTAGATAAACCCGCGGAGGATGAGATTGTGACCGAACAGGATCCGGCAtttgtgtttttcaacGACACTTCCTCTGTGATTTCGCAAGTGGTTCCGCCTAGCGTGGGTCCAAAAGAGTACATCCCAAGCTGGATGCCACCGCTTCCACCAGACCACACCTATCGCGCCACTCCAAAGTACACTGCTGTGATTGAGGATCCAATCAAGATGCGTGAACAGCTGGTTCAGGAGGCCAGACTTGGAGAAAAGGCCTTGCATCACATCTTGGACCTCAAGGACAACGTCGTCCCTGTTGAAAAGGGCGAGAGTGAACCTGAGTTGGACACAGATGTGAGCTCTGAAAGTGAGCAGAAGGAGGCgcaagaagacgaagaaccGGAGTCGCGTGAAGGCAAATTTGACATTGTTGCGCTGGCAACGAAACgtcttgctgctcttgagaGACGGAGgcaggagaaagagaaaaagtaCAAGGAGCGTGTTGAGTCGCAAGAAGCCGTTTTGGGCCGCGTTCTTGGGTTCTACACAAAGTCGAGCGGGTACCCTGAAGATTTCAATAATCATATTAGAACCATTTACGACCAGACGTACGATCAAGTGGTCAGTGGACTCAGAACCCAGCAAAAAAGGCGGATAAAGCAGGTTCAAcaggagaaagagagacGCGAGCGCATGCAAGAAGAAATCCGCATTCCAGACTTTAGCGGAGAGGCTCACGAAGAGGCCGATTTTGATATTGATGACTTTGAGCTTGACGAGATCATGGAAGACGTCGAAAAGGAGCAGGGCGAGTCCAAGGGAGACGTCATGGCCGAGCAATCTGCTACACCTGTCGAGTCCACGAGGTCAGAACCGGCCATTGAAAATTCTCCGTCGGTGGTACCAGAGCCTGCTGTGGATGCAATTTCAGACGAAGACGTTGATATGGACCTGTTCgaataaaataaatacatAATTAAAAATTCGCGAttctaaaaaaaaataaagtaTAATTGTTTATCGCCCTGAATATGTCGGAAACGACACCCATCTATCTTCCAGAGAAGCTGCCGTATCCATTGACGATAGTGAAGATCGGAGTGTCTGAAGGGGAAGAAATCAAACGACACACGTCTATTGTATACTACaaatattttgattttgagccCGTTCCCCTAagcgaggaggacgagtcGAAGAGCGACGATGCAGAGCGCAGATTAGTGAAAGTGGAGTATGTTGGTTCATTCGAGTGTCCCTTGGAAGGAAAGGTGGCATCAATTG
This window of the Ogataea parapolymorpha DL-1 chromosome VII, whole genome shotgun sequence genome carries:
- a CDS encoding putative 3-oxoacyl-[acyl-carrier-protein] synthase, mitochondrial encodes the protein MSGRRVVITGLGMVTPLGVGVKSNWTRLIAGHSGLSSVEQLENSSQYKDIPAKVVGAIPRGRATENKYNALDHFEAHEVRKLSKFIQYGLVAAKEALDDSGWVPVSETQKERTGVCVGSGIGSMDDLYENAVNFHEKGYRRVQPLFVPKLLTNMAAGHISIRHQLLGPNHAVATACATGLNAIGDAARFIKDDYADVMVAGAAEGVIHPVAVGGFARARSLSTKFNDEPEKASRPFDVDRDGFVLSEGAGVVILEELEHARARDATIYAEVAGYGLSGDANHITSPNLQGDGARRAMAQAIKFAGIEAAQVGYVNAHATSTVLGDDAENNALVALFEHSRPDLSVSSTKGAIGHLLGAAGSVEAIYTVLAVKNGVLPPTLNCNHPGNADGSGKYIFNYISNKAQQKTVDYALTNSFGFGGTNASVCIRRWDD
- a CDS encoding Nuclear control of ATPase protein 2, yielding MSINLLADRSANSLAALNETGLEVLSRLELSNSKSPKSLLVQELFSETYSLLKPLQDKTVSSRYYRQLLHKLTKILDHFKDGLIEPQDSDLAQLQYLISVYATIALVTVSSHILLNNTLKISEDIDYYDTVLSSNLNTCLYTIQTLPVTLKKGFDTLVNEAVRKNVNSSSTENLAPSWVPQRFSSFCSRIIRWIRFLIDATSQNLRRLLLSPTSFLVEKHRKTNSLVRNFVSTVVGLPIAYSKMEVKQKRDTLDQLKYENVEKLGFLLKEMPYNSLTEQSDNVSSFIPKLAGLYLPSASDIADHSLDSSLRSLSLLFETLPQVKKQLESKYRENQEPRTLLRYWLPICAALWYGPNLAYDFVSNREAIVNWLKLNLVDTTVGFWNNWIVEPFNNILRTIRHDENSRIAIMSQKSLSSDLESLERMVLEYSLDNQAYIRQGEGMSEDVAELVKREVAQGNLEIVMKGYENDLKSPLKSLILGDMIRNLLIQIQKMKVDGALAMSGIDKIIRSQELVFGFVAASPSCLIVWYLAKVVRSYLKTGYFIKFTKNTKIALRRSLNNLERLVDLELTTSESSTYFNEGLLLLELVNLRKLGLQILPVYARQDWIRDLNDLSDQNYDYNFKLMTISRIWNSYRTLIE
- a CDS encoding Transcription initiation factor TFIID subunit 8, with translation MAEETESPKTQKEAGEQHESPINEDVLDEQAVAALLKEIQDSQPSRMDLAQGVPIERVKFDLEPMDMLLESCLGLMLPQIGIPHITRSALNQLTLLAIRHIDQVFSQLHRITEVQRRRQPGKADLRTLEKLGVIDFNSIYEAFLLTKKLDSQKLENIDRRARRLCEILDKPAEDEIVTEQDPAFVFFNDTSSVISQVVPPSVGPKEYIPSWMPPLPPDHTYRATPKYTAVIEDPIKMREQLVQEARLGEKALHHILDLKDNVVPVEKGESEPELDTDVSSESEQKEAQEDEEPESREGKFDIVALATKRLAALERRRQEKEKKYKERVESQEAVLGRVLGFYTKSSGYPEDFNNHIRTIYDQTYDQVVSGLRTQQKRRIKQVQQEKERRERMQEEIRIPDFSGEAHEEADFDIDDFELDEIMEDVEKEQGESKGDVMAEQSATPVESTRSEPAIENSPSVVPEPAVDAISDEDVDMDLFE